The DNA segment AGTCATCAGAAAGCTTTCTCTTGGTCACCTGGGAAATGAGCTCTGAGGCCTAAAGTCAGAGAGCAGGCCCTAGGCCAGTGGGGCTGGCACTGGAGTTGTGTGGCACTGGGGTCATCAGAGCCCCAGGATTCTCTCAGGGCAGAATGCAGAGGCTGCTCCAGACACTGGCATGCACTGTGGTGGTAGCAAGCACACACTCGATGTACAAAGGACCAAGTGGGTAGGTGGGGTGGACATGGAGGTGAAGTGACAGAGAAGCAGAGGGACAGGCTGAGGCTAGGCTGGAGGGTGTGATGGACAGAGCCAGCCGTGGGCGGCATGTTAGTATTTCTAGGCATTCATTTGGACATGGAGTCAAGACTATGTGGACTAGCCACATGTATTCCCTGCCCTTGGGGTCCTCCATGGGTATCCCCTCCCACCAGGCCCAGGCCCAAGACCCAGTGAACAGCTTCAGCATCAAGTAACAGTGCAGTTTATTCAGCCACAGAATCATTTGGTCCCGACCTTCCCAATTACTGGCTGCCATTGTCCACGATCTCTGTCTCAGGCTTGGCCTGTTCAGGACTCTGGGGACCTAGAAGGGTGGGCGGGGCCCTTAGGGTCTGGTGCCCACAGTCTGCCAGGCAGGCTCAGCTGCAGCCCCCGACACCCTTGATGAGGCTAGCAGCCTCAGGGATCTGGCGGAAGAGGTTGCGCAGAGTGTCTAGCTCCTGAGTGAGCTGGTCTACGCGGTTGCGCAGACGCTCGTTTTCAGCCATGTACTCCAGGACCTTCTGCTGAGTCTCCATAATGCGCCTCTTGGCCTTGTCCCGGCTCTTGCGCACCGCGATGTTGTTACGTTCACGTCGCAGTCGGTACTCCAGGCTATCTTTGTTCACTGCCTTCTTGCCCTTGTGTGAGGGGCCAGCAGGGGAGGGTGCCTTGAGAAGGGGACTGCAGGGAGGGGCAGCAGCTGCCACAGGGGCCTGGAGGGTAAGGGGGACAGAGAGGTGAGGGTCCACCAGGAGGCAGAGTGAAGGCTAAGCAGGAAACCCAGCAGGGAGAGCATATGTGAGGCCTCAAAGGGATACAGGACTCCCAGAGAGCTCCGATCTCCCAGGCAtccatctccctgtctctgtgaaGGACCGTAACCCAGATACATATGGTCCTTGGTCTGAGACCAAAGCTTTCTATCATGCTCTCATTATTCCCTTCCCTTTGGTTTGTCTGTAATAAGTCTCCCGTTCTAAAATTCTAGTCAGCCATGTTTCCTCATCCAAAAGCAGGCAGCAGAGAAGCAAGAGGTATAGTGCACAGCAGGAAACCTGGTCCTGCCTGAGATCAGGGCAGAGCAGCTATTACAAGTGTCTTCAGGACACAGCCGAGTTCTAAGAAATAAATTCACAGAGTTGGGAAACAGGACCTTGGGGTAGGGCATGTTCACAGAGGAGCACCAAACATAGACTTGTTAGGGAAGCCCAGTAGTCAGAATTCCCTCAACCACCCACCTTGCTCCACCCTGGGGGGAAGAAGCGGGGAGAGCTACCTTGGTCTTACCTTGAGGACACGCAAGGGCTGGCCAGGTGCTGCCAGGGTCGGGGGGAGGTGCACGGCTGTCTGCCCGCAGTGTGCCACTTGGTACTGCAGGGGATTGTAGCTGCCTCGACTGGTGCCTCGGTTGCCCTCTGGCCCACGAGGCTCCTCCTTCACCGCCACAGCCCTGGGGTCGTAGCTCCCTGGGTTGCTGTAGATGCCAGGCCCCAAAGCCTTCCTATCTGGGCCAAATGTGTGTGAGGGATAGGCGAATGG comes from the Mus musculus strain C57BL/6J chromosome 14, GRCm38.p6 C57BL/6J genome and includes:
- the Cebpe gene encoding CCAAT/enhancer-binding protein epsilon, translating into MSHGTYYECEPRGGQQPLEFSGGRAGPGELGDMCEHEASIDLSAYIESGEEQLLSDLFAMKPTPEARSLKGPGAPSFPHYLPADPRPFAYPSHTFGPDRKALGPGIYSNPGSYDPRAVAVKEEPRGPEGNRGTSRGSYNPLQYQVAHCGQTAVHLPPTLAAPGQPLRVLKAPVAAAAPPCSPLLKAPSPAGPSHKGKKAVNKDSLEYRLRRERNNIAVRKSRDKAKRRIMETQQKVLEYMAENERLRNRVDQLTQELDTLRNLFRQIPEAASLIKGVGGCS